Part of the Pedosphaera parvula Ellin514 genome is shown below.
CAGGCCTTTGCCACGGAACTCCAAAAGCGCCACCAGCCTTTCACCGCGCTCTCACGCAAGGAACTGGATTACACCAAATTCGAGCTCTTCCTCAAGCACCTCCAGCGCACCAAACCGGAGTTTGTCGTCAATGCGGCGGGTTATACCGGCAAACCCAATGTGGATGCCTGCGAGAATGCCAAAGCCGACACCCTCCAGGGCAATACCCTCCTGCCCCAAACCATTGCCCAGGCCTGTGCCGCGGCCCAGGTCCCCTGGGGCCACGTCTCC
Proteins encoded:
- a CDS encoding sugar nucleotide-binding protein — encoded protein: MILLLGATGYIGQAFATELQKRHQPFTALSRKELDYTKFELFLKHLQRTKPEFVVNAAGYTGKPNVDACENAKADTLQGNTLLPQTIAQACAAAQVPWGHVS